The genomic segment CGCGCTCAGATACGACGTCATGCGCGAGGGCGTGCTGTTCGGCGGCGCGTCGGCCGTCGACTCGATCATGACGACGGTGTGGATGGCCGCGACGATCGCGATTCCCCGCTGGCTGCGGCCCCACTGGCCGAAGTCCGGCTGGAGATGGGGCGGGCCGGCCGACGCGGCGCCGGGTTCCGCCGATCGGGCCCCGGACCTCGGAGTCGACGAGGACACCGAGCGCGTGCACCCGGTCGATCTCGCCCTCGTCCTCGCGATCGGTTTCGGGACGCTGTGGGCCTCGCAGCGGCTGGAGGCCTGGACCGCCGCCGTGGGGTTCCCGATCCCCGACATCCTGATCCTCACGGTGATCGCGCTCATCCTCGCCCAGTTCCGGGCCATCACGGATCTCGCCGGCAGCCGCACACTGGGCCTTTTTTCCGTCTACCTCTTCCTGTGCGTGATCGGAGCCCACTGCGACGTGCGGGCGCTCGCCGACATCGGCCCCCTCGGTCTGGCGCTCCTCGTCTTCACCTTCACGATCATCGTAGTGCACGGGTTCATCACCTTCGGCGCTGCCCGACTCCTGCGGCTGGATGTGGACATCGCGGCCGTGGCGTCGCAGGCCAACGTGGGCGGCGGCACCTCCGCGCTCGCGCTGGCGCGCAGCCTCGGGCGCGGCGATCTCGTGCTCCCGGCCGTCCTGATCGGGTCGCTGGGTAACGCCGTGGGCACCTTCCTGGGCCTGTGGGTCGCTCGCGTGCTTCCGTCCTTGCTCGGATGAAACGGATCCTCACGATGAGATTTCGAACGCTGATCGCCGTTGCCGCCGCGCTGGCCTCGACGGATGTCCGGGCCGAGGCCCAGAGCTACGACCTCGTGCTCGCGGGCGGGCGCGTGATGGACCCCGAGTCCGGTCTCGACGCGGTACGCCACGTCGGGATCCGCGGCGGGACGATCGCCGCGATTTCCGAGTCCCCGCTGGACGGCGAGACGGTGGTCGACGTGTCCGGTCTCGTCGTCGCGCCGGGGTTCATCGACCTCCACGCCCACGGCCAGGACCTCTTCTCCAGCCAGTTGCAGGCGCAGGACGGGGTCACGACCGCGCTCGAACTGGAGGGCGGCACCGGCGACGTGGAGGAGTGGTATGCGAGCCGGGAAGGGATGGCCGCGATCCACTACGGCGCCACGGCCTCGCACGGGGCCGCGCGCCGACTCGCCCTGGGGGGGCGGGAGGAAGCGGTCCGGCTCGCGGCCGACCTCGAGCAGGTCGCGGTGATGGAGGGCCGGCTGCGCGACGAACTGGGACGCGGGGCGCTCGGCCTCGGCTTTGGCATCCAGTACACGCCCGGGGCCCGGCGCGAAGAGATCCACCGCCTGTTCCAGCTCGCGGCGGAAGAAGGCGTGACGAGCTTCGTCCACATCCGCTACGCGGGACTCGTCGAGCCCGGAAGCTCCATCGAGGCCGTGCACGAGATGATCGCGAACGCGG from the Candidatus Palauibacter soopunensis genome contains:
- a CDS encoding DUF819 family protein, with the protein product MTAQTLYIVAVLCLVIAGTEWLVRRSFLRHGGTALMVIIFTAIIANFGLLPTSSTEVDPVPAYDAIFRTVAPLAIVWLLLKVNLRDILRAGLPIITLFLIGSLGTVAGVIAGMALVDGPERIGPLFGPLGGMFTGTYTGGSVNFNAVALRYDVMREGVLFGGASAVDSIMTTVWMAATIAIPRWLRPHWPKSGWRWGGPADAAPGSADRAPDLGVDEDTERVHPVDLALVLAIGFGTLWASQRLEAWTAAVGFPIPDILILTVIALILAQFRAITDLAGSRTLGLFSVYLFLCVIGAHCDVRALADIGPLGLALLVFTFTIIVVHGFITFGAARLLRLDVDIAAVASQANVGGGTSALALARSLGRGDLVLPAVLIGSLGNAVGTFLGLWVARVLPSLLG